From the Flavobacteriales bacterium genome, the window TGCGCGTCTTTGAGGGCCTCTAAGAGCAAATTATAGCCTTTTCTGGGTATTAGGCGACCGGTACTGACAATGCGCAATTGTCTCTCAGTATTAATTGAGGCTTTTTCTTCGAAATCTGATAATTTGATACCGTTGGGAATGATCTCGATAATCTTCTGTGAATTTGTATCCAGAGCGAGATCCTTAAGCCCTTGAGAATTGGCAACTACATGACGTGCTTTTTTCCATATCGACCTGCTCAAGCGCTGAAATAAAATTTTATCCTGCCAGTAAAAACGCTCGTTGTAAAACGGGACATCGCTTCCTCTCAACGACACGATATACGGTAGGCCCAGGCGCATAGCGATAAAACCGCATGGAATACCAAAAAAGGCATGAACAACGTCAAAGGGAGTATTTCGTTGTAGCCCCTTGGCCAATTTGTACGCCTTGTACGAATACGTCAGAAGGTCCTTTTGACTTTGGTAGTGGATATCTCCATTCTTACCAATGTCGAGGTAATGAATGTCGATGTTCGGTGCAACTTGCTCGTGTCGTGCTTTGTCGACCGAAGAGGTGATCAAAGTCGCGGATAGATCATCCGGCCGTAGGCCGAGCTCCTTCAATAAATAGTAAGTCGCGTTCGCAGCACCTCCTCCCAATGGCGGGTACTCGTAATTGAGAATGAGAACTCTCGGTTTATTCGTTTTCGATGACGCGGGCAATACTGTAGCTGTGGTCTTTTGTGGTTTCGAAGTAGTTCTTGATCATGATGTCTGCGAGCAAGCCCGAGATAAAGAGCTGCAGGCCTCCTAAAAACAGGAACATCGTTACCAACGGCCAGGCACTGTCCGACATGCTTTGCCCCATTAAGAATTGGTAAACCGTCCACAACCCCGCGAAAAAAGAGAGGATCATGGCCGATATGCCAATGCCGCCCAGTAAATGCAGTGGGCGAACAGAGTACTTATTCCAGAACCACACCGATATCATGTCGATGAGTCCCTTTAACGTGCGGCGCCAGTTGTATTTCGTTACACCGGCCGTTCGTGCACGGTGATTCACCACGACTTCTCCGACCTTGAATCCCTTGATCTTCAAAATGGCCGGTAAAAAGCGGTGCATCTCGCCGTATAGTGATATTCCTTTAAAGCAAGCCCTGCGATACACTTTCAGCGAACAGCCACTGTCGTGTATTCGATCGTTGATCAGTAGCTTTCGCAGCATGTTGGCTCCGCGCGATACAAAGTGCTTGGCGAAGGTGTCTTTCCGATTCTTGCGCCAGCCGCTCACGACATCTAACCCCTGTGAGTCTATGAATTCCAGCATGGCCGGAATGTCGACCGGATCGTTTTGCCGGTCGCCATCCATGGTCACGATATAGGTATACTGAGCTGCTTTAATTCCGGCGTCCATGGCAGCGGTCTGACCAAAATTCTTGCGGAATTCGATCAATTTTACGGGCTTCAACCCCTGAATGATCTCTATCGTGCGGTCAATCGAACCGTCATCCACAAAAATGATCTCGTATTGGTAGTTTTGTGCTTCGCAAGTTTCCACGATCTCGCGGTGGAGTTCGGCAACATTGCCTTCTTCGTTCATGACCGGTATGACCACCGAAATGTCCATGGGCGTTAAGTTTGCCCAAAGGTATAAAAACAGACCGCATCGGCCTTTTGGGGCGCGAGCGAAAAAAACTATTTTCGTAACTCATCCTCTCGTTCATGGCGAAACAAAAGCGCACAAAGAAGAAATCGAGCCTATTTACCCAACCCGAGATCATACTCATGCTTCTGGCGGCCTTGCTATACCTCAACACGCTTTCGCACGATTATGCTCTCGATGATAAGATCGTCATCACCAATAACCAATTCACCCGGAATGGCTTTGCCGGAATCGCCGATCACCTGTCCAACGAATCATTCGTCGGGTTCTTCGGCCAAAAAATGGAACTCGTTGCCGGCGCCCGATATCGCCCCCTGAGCCTCGTAACCTTCAGCATCGAAAATGCCCTCTTCGGAAATAACCCCGGTGTGAGCCACTTCTTCAATTTGCTGTTTTACGCCCTAACTGCGCTGATCCTCTATCGCTTCCTTAAAAGCTTACTCCGCGAAGAGGACGCTATCGCAAGCATGGCCTTTATCGCGGCCCTCCTCTTCGTAGTACACCCGCTTCATACCGAAGTGGTCGCCAACATCAAAGGTCGCGATGACCTTCTGGCCTTCTTACTCGCCGCCGCCGCGGGCCTGTATGCTTTAAAATCTGTGCCTAAGGCACGATTTGCAACTGGTATCCTTTTCTTCCTCGCCCTGCTCTCAAAGGAGAGCACTATAGCATTCGCGGTCATTTACCCCCTCGCTTTTTGGATCGCCCGGGTCGATGCGCAGGTATGGAAACGCATGATTCCCATCGGTATCGCCACCATTGCTTTTCTCGCCTTGAGGTTTGCTGTGGTTGGTTTTCCAAAGTCTGAGGTGGCCGACCAGCTGATGAATAACCCTTTCCTCGAAATGAACGCCTCGGAAAAATACGCGACCATCGTGTACACACTGGGGCAGTACATCAAGTTGAGCTTTATTCCCTACCCACTTACGCACGATTACTACCCGTATCACATTCCCATCCAGCAATGGACATCCATCGGAACGGTTCTTTCTTTGGCTGCCATCGTATTAGGGGTTGCGGGTGCTGTGATCGGAATCGTGCGGAAGACGTGGTGGGGGTTCGGTATTGCCGTTTTCTTCATCGGTCTGGGCTTGACCTCCAATGTGCTCTTTCCGGTGGGAGTATTCATGAGCGAGCGATTCGCGTATATCTCTACCTTTGGTTGGGCTATCGCTGTGGCTTTTTTCTTCAAAACATACTTGTTCAAGGAAGCTCCTCAATGGTCCCAATCCTCCTCTCTCTCAAAAGGAGTTCTGGTCAGTCTTGCCCTGTTGTTCAGTGTACTCACCATTGCTCGAAACCGCGACTGGAAAAACGATGATGCGCTCGTTGCCGCAGATATCGAGGTCAGCACCGAGAGTGCAAAGATTCATTTTACCTACGGCAAAATGATGTACCTAGAGGCCATGCAAAACCCGAACATGAATCAACACCGATCGATCCTTCAAGAGTCGAACCAACACCTTAAGAAATCGGAAGAAATTGATCCAACACTGCCCGACACTTACAACCTATTGGCGATTACAGGATACTACCTAACAGGAAATCCGGAAGTCTTTGTCGATAATTACCTCAGGTTGCTCGAGCTCAACAGGGACGTAGACGTAAAGGTCATACTCAAGAATATCCAGGACATTACAAAAGAAGCGGGCGTAGATAACCAAATTGCGATCTATGAAGGACTGTACCCTAAATTAACGCAGTCTTTTGACCTGAACATGATCCTCGCTACTTCGTATTCGAGACTGAAGAAGAACTTCAAAAAGGCCGTACCCTATTACGAAAAGGCACTGGAGATCCGACCCGATTACGCTACGGCTTGGCAAGATCTTGGACTCATTCAGCTCGAGCTGTCGAATTACGATGATAGTATTCGGGCCTTCAAAAAATTGGATTCCCTGCGGCCCAATGATAAAAAGGTAAAGGCCACCCTGGCCGATGTTTATATGAGAATGGGGGAGGCAGATAGCGCAGCCTATTATCGTCAACAAGCCCAATAAACATGGCAAAAAAGGCCAAGAATAAGCAAGTTTCGAGAAATAAAGGAGTCACGGCCCGTGCCATGACCTTGTTGCTCTTCGCCATCAGTGGGTTGGTGTACGTCAATACTCTGGGACACGGATTTGCGCTTGACGATTCAATCGTCATCACGGGCAATGAATACACCAAGCAAGGTTTTGAAGGTATAGGAGATCACCTTGCCAAGGACAGTTTCACCGGGTTCTTCGGAAACGAGCGCGACTTGGTCGCCGGAGGTAGATACCGCCCGATGTCGCTAATTTTCTTCTCGGCAGAATACGCTCTGTTTGGGGAGAATCCGGCTGTTGGCCATTTCCTCAACATCATCTTCTACGGTTTACTGACCGTGCTACTTTATTTTTGGCTATTTCGGTTACTCAAGGTCGAGGAACATCGACTTTGGACCGTACCCTTCATAGCAGCTCTTTTATTTGCTGTACACCCATTGCACACCGAGGTAGTGGCCAACATAAAAGGGCGCGACGATATATTCGCACTTCTAGGTTCGTTGGGCGCGGCGTGGTTCGCCCTGCGCTATAAAGACGAGCAAAAACCAACTCTTTTGCTGTGGTCCGGGCTGTTGTTCTTTTTTGGGATCATGTCGAAAGAAAACACCATTACATTCTTGGCGGTCATACCGCTTTCTCTGTTTTACTTTCGTAAATCAACCCTCAAAGACTACGCGATTACCTTTGCGCCTGCAATCGTGGCAACG encodes:
- a CDS encoding glycosyltransferase family 4 protein — its product is MPASSKTNKPRVLILNYEYPPLGGGAANATYYLLKELGLRPDDLSATLITSSVDKARHEQVAPNIDIHYLDIGKNGDIHYQSQKDLLTYSYKAYKLAKGLQRNTPFDVVHAFFGIPCGFIAMRLGLPYIVSLRGSDVPFYNERFYWQDKILFQRLSRSIWKKARHVVANSQGLKDLALDTNSQKIIEIIPNGIKLSDFEEKASINTERQLRIVSTGRLIPRKGYNLLLEALKDAQGVSATIIGDGPEKEALLSQAKELNVDLTLTGALPHEKIPMELSQHDLFVLPSYNEGMSNAALEAMAVGLPLLLTDVGGSKELIRGNGWIIPTGDVEILRRRIQEANADRTGLADLSNASVRHSKEFTWAKMAESYLNLYKA
- a CDS encoding glycosyltransferase family 2 protein — encoded protein: MDISVVIPVMNEEGNVAELHREIVETCEAQNYQYEIIFVDDGSIDRTIEIIQGLKPVKLIEFRKNFGQTAAMDAGIKAAQYTYIVTMDGDRQNDPVDIPAMLEFIDSQGLDVVSGWRKNRKDTFAKHFVSRGANMLRKLLINDRIHDSGCSLKVYRRACFKGISLYGEMHRFLPAILKIKGFKVGEVVVNHRARTAGVTKYNWRRTLKGLIDMISVWFWNKYSVRPLHLLGGIGISAMILSFFAGLWTVYQFLMGQSMSDSAWPLVTMFLFLGGLQLFISGLLADIMIKNYFETTKDHSYSIARVIENE
- a CDS encoding glycosyltransferase family 39 protein; the encoded protein is MAKQKRTKKKSSLFTQPEIILMLLAALLYLNTLSHDYALDDKIVITNNQFTRNGFAGIADHLSNESFVGFFGQKMELVAGARYRPLSLVTFSIENALFGNNPGVSHFFNLLFYALTALILYRFLKSLLREEDAIASMAFIAALLFVVHPLHTEVVANIKGRDDLLAFLLAAAAGLYALKSVPKARFATGILFFLALLSKESTIAFAVIYPLAFWIARVDAQVWKRMIPIGIATIAFLALRFAVVGFPKSEVADQLMNNPFLEMNASEKYATIVYTLGQYIKLSFIPYPLTHDYYPYHIPIQQWTSIGTVLSLAAIVLGVAGAVIGIVRKTWWGFGIAVFFIGLGLTSNVLFPVGVFMSERFAYISTFGWAIAVAFFFKTYLFKEAPQWSQSSSLSKGVLVSLALLFSVLTIARNRDWKNDDALVAADIEVSTESAKIHFTYGKMMYLEAMQNPNMNQHRSILQESNQHLKKSEEIDPTLPDTYNLLAITGYYLTGNPEVFVDNYLRLLELNRDVDVKVILKNIQDITKEAGVDNQIAIYEGLYPKLTQSFDLNMILATSYSRLKKNFKKAVPYYEKALEIRPDYATAWQDLGLIQLELSNYDDSIRAFKKLDSLRPNDKKVKATLADVYMRMGEADSAAYYRQQAQ